In a genomic window of Candidatus Thiothrix sulfatifontis:
- a CDS encoding DNA photolyase family protein yields the protein MKTALVWLRQDLRLADNPALYHACRTCEHIIPIFIDDPLPSSISQLGAASRVWLHHSLQALDTHLQTLGNHLILRQGAALPVLQQLIANTGATHVYWNRVYDPASLARDKHIKETLKQTCEVHSFNASLLNEPWEVLKADGTPYKVFTPFWKAMLKHGIQHLPLPMPERMIAPANWPHSLPVDALGLLPTIRWDAAMMTHWQVGETAAMQKLLAFLPQGTDYKEARNLPAQTGTARLSPHLHFGEISPRQAVYHTEHYLQTHPEADSGLRHFLQEIGWREFSYHLLYHFPHTQERALDARFDVFPWADDYAAVLNRWQQGQTGYPIIDAGMRELWQTGWMHNRVRMIVASLLTKNLLVPWQVGEQWFRDTLVDADLASNVFGWQWTAGCGADAAPYFRIFNPMLQSQKFDPEGEYIRRWVPELHARDNKQVHLPRELGDGLRDYPLPVVDLKTSRERTLTLFKRI from the coding sequence ATGAAAACAGCGCTTGTTTGGTTACGGCAAGACCTACGCTTAGCGGATAACCCCGCGCTTTATCATGCCTGCCGCACGTGTGAACACATTATTCCGATTTTTATTGATGACCCACTGCCGAGTTCCATCAGTCAATTAGGGGCGGCGAGTCGGGTATGGTTGCACCACAGTTTGCAGGCGCTCGATACGCACCTGCAAACGCTAGGCAATCACCTAATCTTACGCCAAGGCGCTGCCCTCCCCGTTTTACAGCAATTGATCGCCAACACCGGCGCAACCCATGTGTATTGGAATCGGGTGTATGACCCCGCCAGCCTTGCCCGCGACAAACACATTAAAGAAACCCTCAAGCAAACCTGCGAAGTCCACAGCTTTAATGCCAGCCTGCTGAATGAACCGTGGGAAGTCTTAAAAGCCGATGGCACGCCTTACAAAGTGTTCACCCCGTTTTGGAAAGCAATGCTGAAACACGGGATTCAACACCTGCCGCTGCCCATGCCGGAACGCATGATCGCGCCCGCTAACTGGCCGCACAGTTTGCCCGTGGATGCGTTGGGCTTACTGCCGACAATTCGCTGGGATGCCGCGATGATGACCCACTGGCAAGTGGGCGAAACGGCGGCGATGCAAAAATTGCTGGCATTCTTGCCACAAGGTACGGATTACAAGGAAGCACGCAATTTGCCCGCGCAAACCGGCACTGCCCGCCTTTCCCCGCATTTGCACTTCGGCGAAATCAGCCCACGTCAGGCGGTTTATCACACCGAACACTATTTGCAAACACACCCCGAAGCCGATAGCGGCCTACGCCATTTTTTACAGGAAATCGGCTGGCGCGAATTTTCTTACCACTTGCTGTATCACTTTCCGCACACGCAGGAACGGGCGTTGGATGCACGTTTCGATGTTTTCCCTTGGGCAGACGATTACGCCGCTGTGCTAAACCGTTGGCAACAGGGGCAAACCGGCTACCCAATCATTGATGCGGGGATGCGCGAATTGTGGCAAACCGGCTGGATGCACAATCGGGTACGTATGATTGTGGCATCGCTGCTCACCAAAAACTTGCTGGTGCCTTGGCAAGTGGGGGAACAATGGTTTCGGGATACCTTGGTAGATGCTGATTTAGCCAGCAATGTGTTCGGCTGGCAATGGACAGCGGGGTGTGGGGCTGATGCTGCGCCCTACTTCCGCATTTTCAACCCGATGTTGCAAAGCCAGAAATTTGACCCAGAAGGGGAATACATTCGCCGCTGGGTTCCAGAATTGCACGCACGGGATAATAAACAGGTGCATTTACCGCGTGAATTGGGCGATGGTTTGCGGGATTATCCCTTGCCTGTGGTGGATTTAAAAACCAGCCGCGAACGGACATTGACGCTGTTTAAGCGCATTTAA